One genomic window of Roseateles sp. DAIF2 includes the following:
- a CDS encoding DUF3717 domain-containing protein: MAGIHITDIEAAINWWRERRPSIDGISACAEVRALAEVYALMVYYREPSCDEDGMPAKAKNAWLAWYDSTPDAPCIAICSTSQGDELCKGCGRTFDEVQNWPVMTPGEKRGTWRRITMEGSAWRFNRYAERALEPKPSTNPKDDPA; encoded by the coding sequence ATGGCCGGCATCCACATCACCGACATCGAGGCCGCGATCAACTGGTGGCGCGAACGCCGGCCCTCGATCGACGGCATCAGTGCCTGCGCCGAGGTGCGCGCGCTGGCCGAGGTCTATGCGCTGATGGTCTATTACCGCGAGCCCAGCTGCGACGAGGACGGCATGCCGGCCAAGGCCAAGAACGCCTGGCTGGCCTGGTACGACAGCACGCCCGACGCACCCTGCATCGCGATCTGCTCCACCAGCCAGGGCGACGAGCTCTGCAAGGGCTGCGGCCGCACCTTCGACGAGGTGCAGAACTGGCCGGTGATGACGCCCGGCGAGAAGCGCGGCACCTGGCGCCGCATCACGATGGAGGGCTCGGCCTGGCGCTTCAACCGCTATGCCGAGCGCGCGCTGGAACCCAAGCCGAGCACCAACCCCAAGGACGACCCGGCTTGA
- a CDS encoding MATE family efflux transporter has product MSPASHLDSLRRLAPLAWPVFVGQVAVLAYSTIDTMLVARYSATELAALAVGSAVYMTVFVGLMGVVMAVAPLAGQLFGAGKKTEAGDQLHQGIWLALGLTLLGELVLLFPEPFMALAKTTPEVEAKVRAYLRTLAFSLPAALIFTAFRGFNTAVSRPKAVMVLQLLGLLIKVPLSLLFIRGFGPVPALGAVGCALATVFVMWSQVLIAWTLLRRDPFYAGFALDRGGLLHAPRWDAIRGLLRLGLPMGGSILIEVTGFTFMAIFIARLGPTAVAGHQLAANLVALMFMMPLALANATGTLVAQRVGAHDAQDARRIGWHGLEIALLIACLMGGTVFFAREQVLGLYTQDAAIIGAALPLLLWVWLFHLGDAGQTLAAFVLRAHRIATAPMVIYALAIWGVGIGGGYWLAFGGVPWVPGWLQGASGFWGAATAGLLLAAAGLSAYLAAVHRAEAREA; this is encoded by the coding sequence TTGAGCCCCGCCTCCCATCTCGACAGCCTGCGCCGCCTGGCGCCGCTGGCCTGGCCGGTCTTCGTCGGCCAGGTGGCCGTGCTGGCCTATTCCACCATCGACACCATGCTGGTGGCGCGCTACTCGGCCACCGAGCTGGCCGCGCTGGCCGTGGGCTCCGCGGTCTACATGACCGTGTTCGTCGGCCTGATGGGCGTCGTGATGGCGGTGGCACCGCTGGCCGGCCAGCTCTTCGGCGCTGGCAAGAAGACCGAGGCCGGCGACCAGCTGCATCAGGGCATCTGGCTGGCCCTGGGCCTGACCCTGCTGGGCGAGCTGGTGCTGTTGTTCCCCGAGCCCTTCATGGCGCTCGCCAAGACCACGCCCGAGGTCGAGGCCAAGGTGCGCGCCTATCTGCGCACCCTCGCCTTCAGCCTGCCGGCCGCGCTGATCTTCACCGCCTTCCGCGGCTTCAACACCGCGGTGTCGCGGCCCAAGGCGGTGATGGTGCTGCAGCTGCTGGGCCTGCTGATCAAGGTGCCGCTGAGCCTCTTGTTCATCCGCGGCTTCGGCCCGGTGCCGGCGCTGGGCGCGGTGGGCTGCGCGCTGGCCACGGTGTTCGTGATGTGGAGCCAGGTGCTGATCGCCTGGACCCTGCTGCGCCGCGATCCCTTCTACGCCGGCTTCGCGCTGGACCGCGGCGGCCTGCTGCACGCGCCGCGCTGGGATGCGATCCGCGGCCTGCTGCGCCTGGGCCTGCCGATGGGCGGCTCGATCCTGATCGAGGTCACCGGCTTCACCTTCATGGCCATCTTCATCGCGCGCCTGGGCCCCACCGCGGTGGCCGGCCACCAGCTGGCCGCGAACCTGGTGGCGCTGATGTTCATGATGCCGCTGGCCCTGGCCAATGCCACCGGCACCCTGGTGGCGCAGCGGGTCGGCGCGCACGACGCGCAGGACGCGCGCCGCATCGGCTGGCATGGGCTGGAAATCGCGCTGCTGATCGCCTGCCTGATGGGCGGCACGGTGTTCTTCGCGCGCGAGCAGGTGCTGGGGCTGTACACCCAGGATGCCGCGATCATCGGCGCGGCCCTGCCGCTGCTGCTGTGGGTCTGGCTGTTCCACCTGGGCGATGCCGGCCAGACCCTGGCCGCCTTCGTGCTGCGCGCCCACCGCATCGCCACCGCGCCGATGGTGATCTACGCGCTGGCGATCTGGGGCGTCGGCATCGGCGGCGGCTACTGGCTGGCCTTCGGCGGCGTGCCCTGGGTGCCCGGCTGGCTGCAGGGCGCCAGCGGCTTCTGGGGCGCCGCCACCGCCGGGCTGCTGCTGGCGGCGGCGGGCCTCTCGGCCTACCTGGCCGCCGTGCATCGCGCCGAGGCGCGCGAAGCCTAG
- a CDS encoding HAMP domain-containing sensor histidine kinase: protein MKSLYLRIYLTLVALLLAFAFGSAWLFQRQMEEERGGFEVAAVERLTATAVLIHGALPPADAPREAQAESLRDWGQRLRMAIALNDAQGERIAATEQFQRREGEPGVRRLDVALEDGRSLTLLRGLRMQRALSADGRTGAGPGPEFGPPPLPPGGEPRLHVRRNEGSFWPVWGPFGAWRPPSGGALVMFLVLLFLGVAAGAYPVVRRLTRRLENLQRGVEQFGAGNLGLRVRDDGRDEVAKVAGSFNRAADQIEALLRSHQSLLANASHELRSPLARLKMAFAMLDSAGPAQRARLQQEIDTNIAELDALVEEVLLASRLEARAQALSTDRVDLLGLAAEEAVRTGAEVEPEAGITDFHVRGEERLLRRALRNLLENARRYGGGAQVQLELRRRADRLELRINDRGPGVPAEMRERIFEPFFRLPGHAEQAGGVGLGLSLVKQIAERHQGSVRCEAREGGGSCFVLSLPA, encoded by the coding sequence TTGAAATCCCTCTATCTCCGCATCTACCTGACCCTGGTCGCCCTGCTGCTGGCCTTTGCCTTCGGCTCGGCCTGGCTGTTCCAGCGCCAGATGGAGGAGGAGCGCGGCGGCTTCGAGGTCGCCGCGGTCGAGCGCCTGACCGCCACCGCGGTGCTGATCCATGGCGCGCTGCCGCCGGCCGATGCGCCGCGCGAGGCGCAGGCCGAGTCGCTGCGCGACTGGGGCCAGCGCCTGCGCATGGCGATCGCGCTGAACGACGCGCAGGGCGAGCGCATCGCGGCCACCGAGCAGTTCCAGCGCCGCGAGGGCGAGCCGGGCGTGCGCCGGCTCGACGTTGCGCTGGAGGATGGTCGCAGCCTGACCCTGCTGCGCGGCCTGCGCATGCAGCGCGCGCTGAGCGCCGATGGCCGCACCGGGGCCGGCCCGGGGCCGGAATTCGGGCCGCCGCCGCTGCCGCCCGGCGGCGAGCCGCGCCTGCATGTACGGCGCAACGAGGGCTCCTTCTGGCCGGTCTGGGGCCCCTTCGGCGCCTGGCGGCCGCCCAGCGGCGGCGCCCTGGTGATGTTCCTGGTGCTGCTGTTCCTGGGCGTGGCCGCCGGGGCCTATCCGGTGGTGCGGCGCCTGACGCGGCGGCTGGAGAACCTGCAGCGCGGCGTCGAGCAGTTCGGCGCCGGCAATCTGGGCCTGCGGGTGCGCGACGACGGCCGCGACGAGGTGGCCAAGGTAGCCGGCAGCTTCAACCGCGCGGCCGACCAGATCGAGGCGCTGCTGCGCTCGCACCAGAGCCTGCTGGCCAATGCCAGCCATGAGCTGCGCTCGCCGCTGGCGCGCCTGAAGATGGCCTTCGCGATGCTGGACAGCGCCGGCCCGGCGCAGCGCGCCAGGCTGCAGCAGGAGATCGACACCAATATCGCCGAGCTCGATGCCCTGGTCGAGGAGGTGCTGCTGGCCAGCCGGCTCGAGGCCAGGGCCCAGGCCCTGTCCACCGACCGGGTGGACCTGCTGGGCCTGGCCGCCGAGGAGGCGGTGCGCACCGGCGCCGAGGTGGAGCCGGAGGCCGGCATCACCGACTTCCATGTGCGCGGCGAGGAGCGCCTGCTGCGCCGCGCGCTGCGCAATCTGCTGGAGAACGCGCGCCGCTATGGCGGCGGCGCCCAGGTCCAGCTGGAGTTGCGACGGCGCGCCGACCGGCTGGAGCTGCGCATCAATGACCGTGGCCCGGGCGTGCCGGCCGAGATGCGCGAGCGCATCTTCGAGCCCTTCTTCCGCCTGCCCGGCCATGCCGAACAGGCCGGTGGCGTCGGCCTGGGCCTGTCCCTGGTCAAGCAGATCGCCGAGCGCCACCAGGGCAGCGTGCGCTGCGAGGCGCGCGAGGGCGGCGGCAGCTGCTTTGTGCTGAGCCTGCCGGCCTAG
- a CDS encoding winged helix-turn-helix domain-containing protein has protein sequence MSTRLLLVDDDARLTSMLADYLTAAGFEVAVAGNLAQGRQALEGALPELLVLDLMLPDGDGLDFCRGLRSDARTRRLPVLMLSARGEPMDRILGLELGADDYLAKPFEPRELQARIKALLRRAEPDGEADDVLRFGRLEIDLAARVARLDGKTCDLTSHQFDLLVVLAQSPGRVLSRDQIMDALKGHPLDAFDRSIDVHVSRIRAVIEEDPKNPRRVLTVRGVGYVFARKQDAEGGAS, from the coding sequence ATGAGCACCCGACTGCTTCTTGTTGACGACGACGCCCGCCTGACCTCGATGCTGGCCGACTACCTGACCGCGGCCGGTTTCGAGGTGGCGGTGGCCGGCAATCTGGCCCAGGGCCGCCAGGCCCTGGAGGGCGCGCTGCCCGAGCTGCTGGTGCTGGATCTGATGCTGCCCGATGGCGACGGCCTGGACTTCTGCCGCGGCCTGCGCAGCGATGCGCGCACCCGCCGCCTGCCGGTGCTGATGCTGTCGGCGCGCGGCGAGCCGATGGACCGCATCCTCGGCCTCGAGCTCGGCGCCGACGACTACCTGGCCAAACCCTTCGAGCCGCGCGAGCTGCAGGCGCGCATCAAGGCCCTGCTGCGCCGTGCCGAGCCGGATGGCGAGGCCGACGATGTGCTGCGCTTCGGCCGCCTGGAGATCGATCTGGCGGCGCGTGTCGCGCGCCTGGACGGCAAGACCTGCGACCTGACCAGTCATCAGTTCGACCTGCTGGTCGTGCTGGCGCAGAGCCCGGGCCGCGTGCTGTCGCGCGACCAGATCATGGACGCGCTGAAGGGCCATCCGCTGGACGCGTTTGATCGTTCGATCGACGTGCATGTCTCGCGCATCCGCGCGGTGATCGAGGAAGACCCGAAGAATCCGCGCCGGGTGCTGACGGTGCGCGGCGTCGGCTATGTGTTCGCACGCAAGCAGGACGCCGAGGGCGGCGCTTCTTGA
- a CDS encoding Spy/CpxP family protein refolding chaperone: protein MSTMKLMHQVAKAAALAAALGFGAAQALPGGMHRAGGPGHHAEQMLDLVDASDAQRSQIRQIMKSAAEELKPQRQSLHELHKQGRSLLAAPSVDAAAVESVRQQSQALHEQVSKRMSQALVAAANVLTPEQRAKLAERMAKREARMAERMKEHRQPRGHQQH, encoded by the coding sequence ATGTCCACGATGAAGTTGATGCATCAAGTCGCGAAGGCCGCCGCGCTGGCCGCCGCCCTGGGTTTCGGTGCCGCGCAGGCGCTGCCCGGTGGCATGCACCGGGCCGGTGGCCCGGGCCACCATGCCGAACAGATGCTGGACCTGGTCGACGCGAGCGATGCGCAGCGCAGCCAGATCCGCCAGATCATGAAGAGCGCGGCCGAGGAGCTGAAGCCGCAGCGCCAGTCGCTGCACGAGCTGCACAAGCAGGGCCGTTCGCTGCTGGCCGCGCCCAGCGTCGACGCGGCCGCGGTCGAGTCGGTGCGCCAGCAGAGCCAGGCGCTGCACGAGCAGGTCAGCAAGCGCATGAGCCAGGCCCTGGTCGCCGCGGCCAATGTGCTGACGCCCGAACAGCGCGCCAAGCTGGCCGAGCGCATGGCCAAGCGCGAGGCGCGCATGGCCGAGCGCATGAAGGAGCACCGCCAGCCGCGCGGCCATCAGCAGCATTGA
- the ettA gene encoding energy-dependent translational throttle protein EttA produces MAQYVFSMNRVNKTVPPKRHILKDISLSFFPGAKIGVLGVNGSGKSTLLKIMAGVDKEIEGEAIPMPGIKIGYLEQEPRLNPDQTVREAVEEGIGGVLAAKKRLDEVYAEYAEPDADFDKLAAEQGELEAIIAAAGSENTDLQLELAADALNLPPWDAVIGVLSGGEKRRVALCRLLLSKPDMLLLDEPTNHLDAESVEWLEQFLQRFPGTVVAITHDRYFLDNAAEWILELDRGHGIPWKGNYTEWLDQKERRLEQEQKSEDARMKAMKEELKWVRSNAKGRQAKSKARLARFEELSDVEYQQRNVTNEIFIPVAERLGNEVIEFEGVSKSFGDRMLIDNLSFKVPAGAIVGIIGPNGAGKSTLFRMLQGVEQPDSGTVKIGKTAKLAFVDQSRASLEADKTVWEDVSGGLDNITVGKFVMPSRAYLGRFNFKGNDQQKLVGSLSGGERGRLHLAKTLAQGGNVLMLDEPSNDLDVETLRALEEALLEFAGSAMVISHDRWFLDRICTHILACEGDSQWFFFDGNFHEYEADKKKRLGEEGARPKRMRFKPIK; encoded by the coding sequence ATGGCCCAGTACGTCTTTTCGATGAACCGCGTCAACAAGACGGTTCCGCCCAAACGCCACATCCTCAAGGACATCTCGCTGTCCTTCTTCCCGGGCGCCAAGATCGGCGTGCTGGGCGTCAACGGCTCGGGCAAGTCGACCCTGCTGAAGATCATGGCCGGCGTCGACAAGGAGATCGAGGGCGAAGCGATCCCGATGCCCGGCATCAAGATCGGCTACCTGGAGCAGGAGCCGCGCCTGAACCCCGACCAGACCGTGCGTGAGGCGGTGGAAGAGGGCATCGGCGGCGTGCTGGCCGCCAAGAAGCGCCTGGACGAGGTCTACGCCGAATACGCCGAGCCGGATGCCGACTTCGACAAGCTGGCCGCCGAGCAGGGCGAGCTGGAGGCCATCATCGCCGCCGCCGGTTCGGAGAACACCGACCTGCAGCTGGAGCTGGCCGCCGACGCGCTGAACCTGCCGCCCTGGGATGCCGTCATCGGCGTGCTGTCCGGCGGCGAGAAGCGCCGCGTGGCGCTGTGCCGCCTGCTGCTGAGCAAGCCCGACATGCTGCTGCTGGACGAGCCGACCAACCACTTGGACGCCGAATCGGTCGAGTGGCTGGAGCAGTTCCTGCAGCGCTTCCCCGGCACCGTGGTGGCGATCACCCACGATCGCTACTTCCTGGACAACGCCGCCGAGTGGATCCTGGAACTGGACCGCGGCCACGGCATCCCCTGGAAGGGCAACTACACCGAGTGGCTGGACCAGAAGGAACGCCGCCTGGAGCAGGAGCAGAAGTCCGAAGACGCCCGCATGAAGGCGATGAAGGAAGAGCTGAAGTGGGTGCGCTCCAACGCCAAGGGCCGCCAGGCCAAGAGCAAGGCGCGTCTGGCCCGTTTCGAGGAACTGAGCGACGTCGAATATCAGCAGCGCAACGTCACCAACGAAATCTTCATTCCCGTGGCCGAGCGCCTGGGCAATGAGGTGATCGAGTTCGAGGGCGTGAGCAAGAGCTTCGGCGACCGCATGCTGATCGACAACCTGTCGTTCAAGGTGCCGGCCGGCGCCATCGTCGGCATCATCGGCCCCAACGGCGCCGGCAAGTCGACCCTGTTCCGCATGCTGCAAGGCGTGGAGCAGCCGGACAGCGGCACGGTCAAGATCGGCAAGACCGCCAAGCTGGCCTTCGTCGACCAGAGCCGCGCCAGCCTGGAGGCTGACAAGACCGTGTGGGAGGACGTCTCGGGCGGCCTGGACAACATCACGGTCGGCAAGTTCGTGATGCCCAGCCGCGCCTATCTGGGCCGCTTCAACTTCAAGGGTAACGACCAGCAGAAGCTGGTGGGCAGCTTGTCCGGCGGTGAGCGCGGCCGTCTGCACCTGGCCAAGACCCTGGCCCAGGGCGGCAACGTGCTGATGCTGGACGAACCTTCGAACGACCTGGACGTCGAAACCCTGCGCGCGCTGGAAGAGGCGCTGCTGGAGTTCGCCGGCTCGGCCATGGTGATCTCCCATGACCGCTGGTTCCTGGACCGCATCTGCACCCATATCCTGGCCTGCGAGGGCGACTCGCAGTGGTTCTTCTTCGATGGCAACTTCCACGAGTACGAGGCCGACAAGAAGAAGCGCCTGGGCGAGGAGGGCGCGCGCCCGAAGCGCATGCGCTTCAAGCCGATCAAGTGA
- a CDS encoding OmpA family protein — protein MKYLTRFLLPLLLLLLAACQQLPPAPSAAPPRWTEAQVQALRSLGFSSEDGEEWSLNLAASLLFDFDSERLKPQQMQQLEQVGRTLAGVGVPGLRIEGHSDNVGDADYNRRLSLRRAGSVAQALAAAGLQADKLPTQGFGSAKPIADNASESGRAQNRRVVLIAPSL, from the coding sequence ATGAAGTACCTCACCCGATTCCTGCTTCCGCTGTTGTTGCTCCTGCTGGCGGCTTGCCAGCAACTGCCGCCGGCGCCGTCCGCCGCGCCGCCGCGCTGGACCGAGGCCCAGGTCCAGGCCTTGCGCTCCTTGGGCTTCAGCTCCGAGGACGGCGAGGAATGGTCGCTGAACCTGGCGGCCAGCCTGCTGTTTGATTTCGACTCCGAGCGGCTCAAGCCGCAGCAGATGCAGCAGCTGGAGCAGGTCGGCCGCACCCTGGCGGGGGTGGGGGTGCCGGGCCTGCGGATCGAAGGGCATAGCGACAATGTCGGCGATGCCGACTACAACCGCCGCCTCTCGCTGCGCCGGGCCGGCTCGGTGGCGCAGGCCCTGGCCGCGGCCGGCCTGCAGGCCGACAAGCTGCCGACCCAGGGCTTCGGCAGCGCCAAGCCGATCGCCGACAACGCCAGCGAATCCGGCCGGGCGCAGAACCGCCGGGTGGTGCTGATCGCCCCCTCGCTCTGA
- a CDS encoding sensor domain-containing diguanylate cyclase, whose translation MTPRSERVPPTGLPTLAMLLRRGQLRVATVTLLVVGSVLTLGMLLSLRLSQLHSLELIARSIAYSGEAAVVFRDAAAAEELLAEVVARERLAGARIVLAGGAELAGREGRPRHALLAGWTERLLPLQARAEVRYQGRVLGYVELHGDDALLMRALAWALAAVLLGMALSGLAVLRGTQRLTALLETPLRELAAQSRAIRQQRAFDRRAQGGAVQEIAALAADFNALLDEVQAREAELLRRHAALQTDHENLSHRARRDGLTGVANRAHFEQCLREAVERARTEGGGLGLLFIDADRFKQINDEYGHEVGDRVLVALAQRLRGAVREHDLVARLGGDEFVVLIEPLRHAEDAWRVVQQIEQAVVAPVALGPGGSVDGVTPGISVGVAVYPEHGDSAEALLRAADGAMYRRKRRDRAAPQS comes from the coding sequence ATGACCCCCCGCAGCGAACGCGTACCGCCGACCGGGCTGCCGACCCTGGCGATGCTGCTGCGCCGCGGCCAGCTGCGCGTCGCCACGGTGACCCTGCTGGTGGTCGGCTCGGTGCTGACCCTGGGCATGCTGCTGTCGCTGCGGCTGTCGCAGCTGCACAGCCTGGAGCTGATCGCGCGCTCGATCGCCTACTCCGGCGAAGCGGCGGTGGTGTTCCGCGATGCGGCGGCGGCCGAGGAGCTGCTGGCCGAGGTGGTGGCGCGCGAGCGCCTGGCCGGTGCCCGCATCGTGCTGGCCGGCGGCGCCGAGCTGGCCGGGCGCGAGGGCCGCCCGCGACATGCGCTGCTGGCGGGCTGGACCGAGCGGCTGCTGCCCCTGCAGGCCCGCGCCGAGGTGCGCTACCAGGGGCGCGTGCTGGGTTATGTGGAGCTGCACGGCGACGATGCGCTGCTGATGCGCGCGCTGGCCTGGGCGCTGGCCGCAGTGCTGCTGGGCATGGCCCTGAGCGGTTTGGCGGTGCTGCGCGGCACGCAGCGGCTGACCGCGCTGCTGGAGACGCCGCTGCGCGAGCTGGCGGCGCAGTCGCGCGCGATCCGGCAGCAGCGCGCCTTTGACCGCCGGGCCCAGGGCGGCGCGGTGCAGGAGATCGCTGCGCTGGCGGCCGATTTCAATGCGCTGCTGGACGAGGTGCAGGCGCGCGAGGCCGAGCTGCTGCGCCGCCATGCGGCCCTGCAGACCGACCATGAGAACCTGTCGCACCGCGCGCGCCGCGATGGGCTGACCGGCGTGGCGAACCGGGCGCATTTCGAGCAATGCCTGCGCGAGGCGGTCGAGCGCGCCCGCACCGAGGGCGGCGGCCTGGGCCTGCTGTTCATCGACGCGGATCGCTTCAAGCAGATCAACGACGAATACGGCCATGAGGTCGGCGACCGGGTGCTGGTGGCGCTGGCGCAGCGCCTGCGCGGCGCGGTGCGCGAGCATGACCTGGTGGCACGGCTGGGCGGCGACGAGTTCGTCGTGCTGATCGAGCCGCTGCGCCATGCCGAGGATGCCTGGCGCGTCGTGCAGCAGATCGAGCAGGCGGTGGTCGCGCCGGTGGCTCTGGGGCCGGGCGGGTCGGTGGACGGCGTGACGCCGGGCATCAGCGTCGGCGTCGCGGTCTACCCCGAGCATGGCGACAGCGCCGAGGCCCTGCTGCGCGCGGCCGATGGCGCGATGTACCGGCGCAAGCGGCGCGACCGCGCCGCGCCCCAATCCTGA
- a CDS encoding YfiR family protein translates to MSSGRFSISSCRRILLLACCLCSPALAGDEAARALVQADSGLGTPALVGAILGYTAWPGSSRTLTLCVSRGAAEAGAILAQLEGLKLRWPMQGRSIEADTPPPGGCDAVYFEGWDTQAQRQALHGLAGRPVLSIGRGAEFCSDGGLFCLAPGAGGLRFEVNLDAVSRSGLRVHPQVLRLARPRAAGVS, encoded by the coding sequence ATGAGTTCCGGCCGTTTCTCGATTTCCTCCTGCCGCCGCATCCTGTTGCTGGCCTGCTGTCTGTGCTCACCGGCCCTGGCCGGTGACGAGGCGGCGCGCGCGCTGGTGCAGGCCGACAGCGGCCTGGGCACGCCGGCCCTGGTCGGCGCCATCCTCGGCTACACCGCCTGGCCCGGCAGCAGCCGCACCCTGACCCTGTGCGTCAGCCGCGGCGCGGCCGAGGCCGGGGCGATCCTCGCGCAACTCGAGGGCCTGAAGCTGCGCTGGCCGATGCAAGGCCGTAGCATCGAGGCCGACACGCCGCCGCCCGGCGGCTGCGACGCGGTCTATTTCGAGGGCTGGGACACCCAGGCGCAGCGCCAGGCCCTGCACGGACTGGCCGGTCGGCCGGTGCTGAGCATCGGCCGCGGTGCCGAGTTCTGCAGCGATGGCGGCCTGTTCTGCCTGGCGCCCGGCGCGGGTGGCCTGCGCTTCGAGGTCAATCTGGATGCGGTGTCGCGCAGCGGGCTGCGCGTGCATCCGCAGGTGCTGCGCCTGGCGCGGCCGCGCGCGGCTGGGGTGTCCTGA
- a CDS encoding response regulator transcription factor has protein sequence MFQPDPDVLQARLLLCDPDATTRSMLCEALTVWGYQLTVAGDTAALEEAHGGRYELLLLDPQDAQGRGWQRLGALRTRSRVPILALLGENAVLDRVLALELGADAVLPKPRQAQDLHELRLRLQGLLRRSLEERPLYFGRWRLDTQTRRLCGPNGFSTALAPAEYRLLRAFLERPHSVLCRQELLGLVRGPGAPALERNIDLLISRLRQKLADDAREPRLIRTVRGLGYLFDPPEA, from the coding sequence ATGTTCCAGCCCGACCCCGATGTGCTGCAAGCCCGCCTCCTGTTGTGTGATCCCGATGCGACGACCCGTTCGATGCTGTGCGAGGCGCTGACGGTCTGGGGCTATCAGCTGACCGTGGCCGGCGACACCGCGGCGCTGGAGGAGGCGCATGGTGGTCGCTACGAGCTGCTGCTGCTCGATCCGCAGGACGCGCAGGGCCGCGGCTGGCAGCGCCTGGGCGCGCTGCGCACGCGCTCCCGGGTGCCGATCCTCGCGCTCTTGGGCGAGAACGCGGTGCTGGACCGGGTGCTGGCGCTGGAGTTGGGCGCCGATGCGGTGCTGCCCAAGCCGCGCCAGGCGCAGGACCTGCACGAGCTGCGCCTGCGCCTGCAGGGCCTGCTGCGGCGCAGCCTGGAGGAGCGGCCGCTGTACTTCGGCCGCTGGCGGCTGGACACGCAGACGCGAAGGCTGTGCGGGCCGAATGGCTTTTCGACCGCGCTGGCGCCGGCCGAGTACCGGCTGCTGCGCGCCTTCCTGGAGCGGCCGCACAGCGTGCTGTGCCGCCAGGAGCTGCTGGGCCTGGTGCGCGGCCCGGGCGCGCCGGCGCTGGAGCGCAATATCGACCTGCTGATCTCGCGCCTGCGCCAGAAGCTGGCCGACGATGCGCGCGAGCCGCGCCTGATCCGCACGGTGCGCGGCCTGGGCTATCTGTTCGATCCGCCCGAGGCTTGA
- a CDS encoding DEAD/DEAH box helicase, with protein MTFDSLGLAAPLLKAIADAGYTSPTPIQAQAIPAVLKGGDLMAGAQTGTGKTAGFTLPMLHRLSATPAVKNARGKHMVRALVLTPTRELAAQVEESVKTYGKYLPLTSMVMFGGVGMQPQVNRLRDGVDILVATPGRLLDHHMQGTLDLSKVEILVLDEADRMLDMGFIHDIKKVLAILPQKKQSLLFSATFSDDIKNLADRLLNQPALIEVARRNQTNDAIAQKVHPVGRERKKDLLAHLIKSGDWHQVLVFTRMKHGANRLTDFLNEQGISAMAIHGNKSQGARTKALAEFKSGELTCLVATDIAARGIDIDQLPHVVNYELPNVPEDYVHRIGRTGRAGAQGEAVSLVCVDEQGFLRDIEKLIKREIPKEAVPGFEPPVGEKPEPIVLGRMVLNPNGSRGRAPNPAGGRGGGGGGGRGGQGGRPGQNGGGRPQGSGGGQGRGQQANGGRGNGGGGGAQPRREGGGGQRSGGGGGGQGGGGRLTQPKR; from the coding sequence ATGACATTCGATTCCCTGGGCCTCGCAGCGCCGCTGCTGAAGGCCATCGCCGACGCCGGCTACACCTCCCCCACCCCGATCCAGGCCCAAGCCATCCCCGCCGTCCTCAAGGGCGGCGACCTGATGGCCGGCGCACAGACCGGCACCGGCAAGACCGCCGGCTTCACCCTGCCGATGCTGCATCGCCTGTCCGCCACGCCGGCGGTCAAGAACGCCCGCGGCAAGCACATGGTGCGCGCCCTGGTGCTGACCCCGACCCGCGAGCTGGCCGCCCAGGTCGAGGAAAGCGTCAAGACCTACGGCAAGTACCTGCCGCTGACCAGCATGGTGATGTTCGGCGGCGTCGGCATGCAGCCGCAGGTGAACCGCCTGCGCGACGGCGTCGACATCCTGGTCGCCACGCCCGGCCGCCTGCTGGACCACCACATGCAGGGCACGCTGGACCTGTCCAAGGTCGAGATCCTGGTGCTGGACGAGGCCGACCGCATGCTGGACATGGGCTTCATCCATGACATCAAGAAGGTGCTGGCGATCCTGCCGCAGAAGAAGCAGAGCCTGCTGTTCTCGGCCACCTTCAGCGACGACATCAAGAACCTCGCCGACCGCCTGCTGAACCAGCCGGCGCTGATCGAGGTGGCTCGCCGCAACCAGACCAACGACGCGATCGCGCAGAAGGTCCATCCGGTCGGCCGCGAGCGCAAGAAGGACCTGCTGGCGCACCTGATCAAGTCGGGCGACTGGCACCAGGTGCTGGTCTTCACCCGCATGAAGCATGGCGCGAACCGCCTGACCGATTTCCTGAACGAGCAGGGCATCAGTGCGATGGCGATCCACGGCAACAAGAGCCAGGGTGCCCGCACCAAGGCGCTGGCCGAGTTCAAGAGCGGCGAGCTGACCTGCCTGGTGGCGACCGACATCGCGGCGCGCGGCATCGACATCGATCAGCTGCCCCATGTCGTCAACTACGAGCTGCCCAACGTCCCAGAGGACTATGTGCACCGCATCGGCCGCACCGGCCGCGCCGGCGCGCAGGGCGAGGCGGTCAGCCTGGTCTGCGTCGACGAGCAGGGTTTCCTGCGCGACATCGAGAAGCTGATCAAGCGCGAGATCCCGAAGGAAGCCGTGCCCGGTTTCGAGCCGCCGGTCGGCGAGAAGCCCGAGCCCATCGTGCTGGGCCGCATGGTGCTGAACCCGAACGGCAGCCGCGGCCGCGCGCCGAACCCGGCCGGCGGCCGGGGTGGCGGCGGTGGCGGTGGTCGTGGCGGCCAGGGTGGACGCCCGGGCCAGAACGGCGGCGGTCGTCCGCAGGGTAGCGGCGGCGGCCAGGGGCGCGGCCAGCAGGCCAACGGCGGCCGTGGCAATGGTGGCGGTGGCGGCGCTCAGCCGCGCCGCGAGGGCGGCGGTGGCCAGCGCAGTGGCGGTGGCGGTGGCGGACAGGGCGGCGGTGGACGCCTGACCCAGCCCAAGCGCTGA